In one Mycobacterium heckeshornense genomic region, the following are encoded:
- a CDS encoding aconitate hydratase, protein MALNVTRKLINSHLVSGEMTPGREIAIHIDQTLTQDATGTLVMQELEALGLDRARTEVSVQYVDHNLLQTDEKNAEDHEYLRTACQRFGLWFSKPGNGVSHPTHMQRFGIPGKTMVGSDSHTPAAGSLGMLAIGVGGLEVALAISGRPLHLRMPEVWGIRLEGELPQWCSAKDVILEMLRRHDVKGGVNRIIEYHGPGLAGLTAMDRHVIANMGAELGATTTVFPSDQAVRDFMRAEGREDDWVELVADDGAGYDIEETIDLSKIEPLIAQPSSPGNVVPVRDAAGKDVAQVVIGSSANPGLRDFAIAAAMVAGRQTAPHVSFDINPTSREILADLTKMGALTELVVAGARIHQAGYMGCIGMGQAPAVGRNSLRTMPRNFPGRSGTREDSVWLCSPETAAASALTGVITDPREWARKAKVKYPKLELPRQNSVNTAMLVPPLPQEQARNVEPVKGQNVSSLPEFSPLPDEIEAPVLLKVGDNISTDEISPAGARALPYRSNIPKLSMFSFAQLDDSYPQRAQQAQQTGHVVVGGDNYGQGSSREHAAIAPRYLGLRVVIAKSFARIHWQNLANYGVLALEFDDEDDYDTIEQGDTLRIGNLRDTLARSDTLQVDNVTKKTCLTVRQRLSQRQVKDVLAGGLIPRLAGEEATRS, encoded by the coding sequence ATGGCGCTCAACGTCACCCGCAAGTTGATCAACTCACACCTGGTATCCGGTGAGATGACGCCGGGCCGGGAGATTGCGATACACATCGACCAGACACTGACCCAGGATGCGACCGGCACGCTGGTAATGCAGGAACTCGAGGCACTCGGGCTCGACAGGGCGCGTACCGAGGTGAGCGTGCAGTACGTCGACCACAACCTGCTGCAAACCGACGAGAAGAACGCCGAGGACCACGAATATCTGCGCACCGCCTGCCAGCGCTTCGGTCTCTGGTTTTCCAAGCCTGGCAACGGAGTGTCGCACCCGACGCATATGCAGCGGTTCGGGATTCCAGGCAAAACCATGGTGGGTTCGGATTCGCACACCCCGGCGGCCGGTTCGCTGGGCATGTTGGCCATCGGAGTGGGTGGTCTCGAAGTGGCGCTGGCGATTTCGGGACGTCCACTGCACCTGCGGATGCCTGAGGTGTGGGGAATAAGGCTCGAAGGTGAACTGCCCCAGTGGTGTTCGGCCAAGGACGTCATCCTGGAGATGCTGCGCCGACACGACGTCAAGGGCGGGGTGAACCGGATCATCGAGTACCACGGTCCCGGCCTGGCCGGCCTGACCGCGATGGACCGGCACGTGATTGCGAACATGGGAGCTGAATTAGGAGCTACCACAACGGTTTTCCCCAGCGACCAAGCGGTTCGCGATTTCATGCGGGCCGAAGGCCGCGAGGACGACTGGGTCGAGTTGGTCGCAGACGATGGCGCGGGCTACGACATCGAAGAGACCATCGACCTATCCAAGATCGAGCCGCTGATCGCACAACCGTCCTCGCCGGGCAATGTGGTGCCGGTTCGTGACGCCGCCGGTAAAGACGTCGCGCAGGTGGTGATCGGGTCGAGCGCCAACCCGGGACTTCGCGATTTCGCGATCGCCGCCGCGATGGTGGCGGGACGGCAGACGGCACCGCATGTCAGCTTTGACATCAACCCGACCTCACGGGAGATCCTGGCCGACCTGACCAAGATGGGCGCGCTGACCGAGCTGGTCGTTGCCGGTGCGCGAATTCACCAAGCGGGCTACATGGGCTGCATCGGCATGGGTCAGGCCCCGGCAGTCGGCCGAAACTCGCTGCGTACCATGCCGCGTAACTTTCCCGGTCGGTCGGGCACCAGAGAGGACTCGGTGTGGTTGTGTTCGCCGGAGACCGCCGCCGCGTCAGCGTTGACCGGAGTGATCACCGATCCGCGGGAGTGGGCGCGCAAAGCAAAGGTGAAGTATCCGAAACTTGAGCTTCCCCGGCAGAATTCGGTGAATACCGCGATGTTGGTGCCGCCGTTGCCACAGGAGCAGGCGCGCAACGTCGAACCGGTGAAGGGGCAAAACGTTTCGAGCCTTCCGGAGTTCTCGCCGTTGCCCGACGAGATCGAGGCGCCGGTGCTGCTCAAAGTCGGCGACAACATCTCCACCGACGAGATCTCCCCGGCCGGCGCGCGAGCGCTGCCGTATCGCTCCAACATTCCGAAGCTGTCGATGTTCAGTTTCGCCCAGCTCGACGACTCCTATCCCCAGCGGGCACAGCAGGCCCAGCAGACCGGTCACGTCGTCGTCGGCGGCGACAACTACGGCCAGGGATCTTCGCGCGAACATGCCGCGATCGCACCGCGTTATCTGGGGCTGCGCGTGGTGATCGCCAAGTCGTTCGCCCGCATCCATTGGCAGAACCTGGCCAACTACGGGGTGCTCGCCCTCGAGTTCGACGACGAGGACGACTACGACACGATCGAGCAAGGCGACACGCTGCGCATCGGCAATCTTCGCGACACCTTGGCACGCAGCGACACGTTGCAGGTCGACAACGTCACCAAAAAGACGTGTCTGACTGTGCGGCAACGGCTTTCACAGCGCCAGGTGAAGGACGTGCTAGCCGGCGGGTTGATCCCCCGGCTGGCCGGAGAAGAGGCAACACGCAGCTAG